A segment of the Chloroflexota bacterium genome:
AGAACTCTATTTTCAGCCCCTCACCTGCCCCGTGGGGCCGGAGGCCACCGGCCAAAGCCCCAACCAGGCAGGGAAAAGGCGAGAGAAAGAGCTTTCCTGCGGAGGGGCTTCCCCTCCGCGCCTCCCCTTTCCGGTGCGACCGCCCGTGGAAGGAAAAAGCGACAGGCGGAGGCCTCGCTCATGCTGTTCAGTTGATGCGAATAGGGCAGCCAACCGCCATCCCCAGCCTGCACGAAATCCGCTTGACGAGGGCTTGAGGGCTCGCTATACTCGGCCCGAGGAGGTACGATGCCGATTCGCCGATCCGTGCGTATTCCGTGGCGTCCCCTGCTCATCATCGCACTGGGTCTCATCGCAGCCGTCGCCTTGTGGCGACCGCTTTCACATATGCTGGCGGACATGGAGAGCGCCAGGGAGTGGCTGGCCGCTCTGGGACCGTGGGGGCCGATCGCCCTGATCGCCGTGAACGCCGCGCAGATCGTGTTCGCCCCGATCCCCGGCTACTTCGTGCAGATGGCCGGCGGTTACCTGTTCGGCGCGGTGCCGGGCGCGCTCTACGGCCTGGCGGGGATGCTGATCGGCGGCGCGCTGGCGATGGTGCTGGCCCGGCGATTGGGACGCCCCTTCGTCGAGCGATGGCTGGGCGCGGAGCGCGTGGCCCGTTGGGAGCACGCCGTCCACGCGGACGCGCTGTGGGTGTGGTTCCTCTTGATGGCAAGCCCGGTCGGCGATGCCCCCTACTACCTGGCTGGCCTGACCCGCATCCCGATCTGGAAGCTCCTGGGCGTGGTGCTCCTCACTCGCGGGCCCTCCGTCGGGATCGTGGCGGCGGTAGGGGCCGGGGCGATCGCCCTGTCCCCCCGACTGCTGTTGGGGGCGCTCCTGGCGATCCTGTTGGCCGGCCTGCTGCTGTATCGAACGGGACGGCGGATCGCGGCGAGCGTCGAGGAACGGGTGCTGCGCCGGGCGAGGCGAACGAGCGAATCCTGAGAGAGACGATATATTATGTCAACCATCAGGGCGTGAGGTACCATGGGTGACGACGAAGCGGCAGGAGAGACCTGTCACCTCTGTGCTGGGCAGGCCGTAACCCGATGTCGCACGTGCGGTCGGCCGGTCTGTTCCGAGCATCTGGTCCCATATCCCGACGAGTTGGTGGAGGCCTTCGGCCCGGACGGCTGCCAGCGCTGCGTCGATCGGGCGATCACGGAGATCGAGCGCGGCCGTCAGCGACGGGAGCGAAAACGGGAGCGGGATGTGGCCTATCGCACGTGCGCGGTGTGTCAGCAGGTGTTCGAACAGACGCTCCCCGCCTGTTCCGTGTGCGGTCGGCGCGTGTGCCTGGACCACTCCATCCGCTATCGACGGCGATTCCGTTTCGGAAACCGCAGGGATTCCATCGCCGGCACATGGTATTGGGAATACGACGTGCGCTGCCTGGAGCACCGCCGCCATCTCTGGCTGGATCGCCTGCGGGGATGGCGGATCGACCCGAGGACGGAGGAACAGATCGAGGTGACTTCCACGGAGTGAGACATCGGAGCCCCGCTTCACCGCTGCATTCGTATGATGCGCGAGTTGTGTCGGCGTCCCGGCTTCGCCGGGGGCCGGCCGGGAGGCGAGAGATGGTTCGTCGACAGTGGATTCTGGCTGTATTGATCTGCCTCTGGTGGGCCGCGTGCGCGGCTCCACCCCCTTCATCCCCCACCGCCCACGTGCTTCCCACCGCGACGCCCT
Coding sequences within it:
- a CDS encoding TVP38/TMEM64 family protein; the protein is MPIRRSVRIPWRPLLIIALGLIAAVALWRPLSHMLADMESAREWLAALGPWGPIALIAVNAAQIVFAPIPGYFVQMAGGYLFGAVPGALYGLAGMLIGGALAMVLARRLGRPFVERWLGAERVARWEHAVHADALWVWFLLMASPVGDAPYYLAGLTRIPIWKLLGVVLLTRGPSVGIVAAVGAGAIALSPRLLLGALLAILLAGLLLYRTGRRIAASVEERVLRRARRTSES